From a single Raphanus sativus cultivar WK10039 chromosome 3, ASM80110v3, whole genome shotgun sequence genomic region:
- the LOC108847922 gene encoding transcription factor BIM1 isoform X2 has translation MELPQSRPFKAQGREPTHDFLSLCSHSTLQTEPKPTPSSQGSHLKTHDFLQPLEETSRIDTTKIATEKPPPLPPLQHVLPGGIGTYTISSIPYFSNHQRVPKPELSPPMMFTASGGGGVERNAVDAAAVASGFTLWDESGSGNKGQTRKDNNSAGGERAGVATTMGQWPVVEQRSQSLTNNNNPLSGFSSRSSSQGSGLKSQSFMDMIRSAKGTSPDDDLDDDEDFIMKKESSSTSQNHIVDLRVKASNDPKLNTPRSKHSATEQRRRSKINDRFQMLRQLIPNSDQKRDKASFLLEVIEYIQFLQEKTSKYETPYQGWNQEPAKLLNWQRNNNQQLVPEGTVAFAPKLEQEKNNIPVLATAETLNRERFPLSVQSSSLFSPVIAGNPVTELQARVASSSETAEPNPSSRSHTQPLKEEGDDEEGREGNNISVSSVYSQGLVKRLREALEKSGVDLTKTSISVEIELAKQLSSFKNHEDCDPVSRTGIDKQTRKPKRLKTYSTS, from the exons GCCACTTGAAAACCCATGATTTTCTACAACCATTAGAAGAGACTAGTAGAATTGACACAACCAAGATAGCGACCGAGAAACCACCACCTCTCCCACCGCTGCAACACGTGCTTCCCGGTGGAATAGGAACGTACACTATTAGTTCAATACCTTATTTCAGTAATCACCAAAGAGTTCCTAAACCGGAGCTTTCACCACCGATGATGTTCACTgctagtggtggtggtggtgttgaGAGAAACGCTGTGGACGCTGCTGCTGTTGCAAGCGGGTTTACTCTGTGGGATGAATCTGGTTCTGGGAATAAGGGACAGACAAGGAAGGATAATAATAGTGCTGGTGGGGAGAGAG CTGGtgttgcaacaactatgggaCAATGGCCAGTGGTGGAGCAAAGGTCACAGTCTTTGACTAATAATAATAACCCCTTGAGCGGTTTCAGTTCTCGTTCTTCCTCTCA AGGGTCTGGACTTAAGAGCCAGAGCTTCATGGACATGATCAGATCAGCCAAAGGAACTTCACCGGATGATGATTTGGACGATGATGAAGATTTCATCATGAAGAAAGAAAGCTCCTCCACTAGCCAGAACCACATAG TAGATTTGAGAGTAAAAGCAAGTAACGACCCAAAGCTGAACACGCCTAGGTCAAAACATTCTGCTACAGAACAACGGAGGAGGAGCAAGATCAATGATAG ATTTCAAATGTTGAGACAATTAATACCTAACAGCGACCAAAAGCGGGATAAGGCCTCCTTCTTGCTAGAG GTTATCGAGTATATTCAGTTCTTACAGGAGAAAACAAGCAAGTACGAGACTCCTTACCAAGGATGGAATCAAGAACCTGCCAAGCTATTGAATTGG CAGAGAAACAACAACCAGCAGCTTGTCCCTGAAGGAACCGTTGCTTTTGCTCCAAAACTTGAACAAGAGAAGAATAACATTCCTGTCCTTGCAACAGCTGAAACACTGAACCGAGAAAGGTTTCCTTTGTCGGTTCAAAGCAGCAGTCTATTCTCTCCTGTTATTGCGGGTAACCCCGTAACTGAGTTGCAAGCAAGAGTCGCATCATCATCAGAGACCGCAGAACCAAACCCGAGTTCTCGGAGTCATACTCAGCCATTGAAAGAAGAGGGTGATGATGAGGAAGGTCGTGAGGGTAACAACATCAGTGTATCAAGTGTTTACTCACAAGG ATTAGTGAAAAGATTAAGAGAAGCATTGGAGAAATCAGGAGTGGACTTAACAAAAACAAGCATCTCAGTCGAAATCGAACTTGCTAAACAATTATCTTCCTTCAAG aatcatgaagacTGTGACCCGGTTTCTAGAACCGGAATTGATAAGCAAACTCGGAAACCTAAACGGCTCAAGACGTACAGCAcaagttaa
- the LOC108844500 gene encoding syntaxin-132, producing MNDLLKGSFELPRGQSSREGDVELGEQVGDQGLDDFFKKVQDIDKQYEKLNKLLKKLQAAHEESKAVTKAPAMKAIKKKMEKDVDEVGSIARFIKGKLEELDRENLANRQKPGCGKGSGVDRSRTATTLSLKKKLKDKMAEFQVLRENIQQEYREVVDRRIFTVTGQRADEDTIDELIETGNSEQIFQKAIQEQGRGQVMDTLAEIQERHDAVRDLEKKLLDLQQIFMDMAVLVDAQGEMLDNIESQVSSAVDHVQSGNTALQRAKSLQKNSRKWMCIAIIILLIVVAVIVVGVLKPWKNKNA from the exons ATGAACGATCTTTTAAag GGTTCGTTTGAGCTTCCACGGGGTCAATCTTCTAGAGAAGGAGATGTCGAACTAGGGGAACAAGTAGGAGATCAGGGATTAGATGATTTCTTCAAAAAG GTTCAAGATATTGACAAACAATATGAAAAGCTAAATAAGCTTCTTAAGAAACTTCAG GCTGCTCATGAGGAGTCCAAGGCTGTAACCAAAGCTCCCGCCATGAAGG caataaagaagaaaatggaaaaagacGTTGATGAAGTCGGAAGTATTGCTCGTTTCATAAAAGGGAAACTCGAGGAGCTGGACAGAGAG AACTTGGCAAATAGACAAAAACCTGGGTGCGGGAAAGGATCTGGTGTGGATCGATCAAGAACAGCAACTACACT TTCCTTGAAGAAGAAGTTAAAAGACAAGATGGCCGAGTTTCAG GTTCTAAGAGAGAACATCCAACAAGAGTATCGCGAGGTTGTTGATAGGCGTATTTTTACAG TAACTGGACAGCGAGCGGATGAAGAT ACAATTGATGAATTGATTGAAACGGGAAACAGCGAACAGATCTTCCAGAAAGCGATCCAGGAGCAAGGAAGAGGACAG GTAATGGACACCTTGGCGGAAATTCAAGAACGTCATGATGCTGTCAGAGACTTGGAAAAGAAACTTCTCGACTTACAACAA ATTTTCATGGATATGGCAGTTTTGGTTGATGCACAAGGAGAAATGCTTGACAACATAGAATCTCAG GTGTCAAGTGCAGTAGATCATGTGCAATCAGGGAACACGGCACTTCAAAGAGCAAAGAGCTTACAGAAGAACTCAAGAAAATGGATGTGTATTGCAATCATCATCCTTCTCATTGTTGTTGCTGTGATCGTTGTTGGCGTTCTCAAGCCTTGGAAAAACAAGAATGCTTGA
- the LOC108847922 gene encoding transcription factor BIM1 isoform X5: MELPQSRPFKAQGREPTHDFLSLCSHSTLQTEPKPTPSSQGSHLKTHDFLQPLEETSRIDTTKIATEKPPPLPPLQHVLPGGIGTYTISSIPYFSNHQRVPKPELSPPMMFTASGGGGVERNAVDAAAVASGFTLWDESGSGNKGQTRKDNNSAGGERAGVATTMGQWPVVEQRSQSLTNNNNPLSGFSSRSSSQGSGLKSQSFMDMIRSAKGTSPDDDLDDDEDFIMKKESSSTSQNHIVDLRVKASNDPKLNTPRSKHSATEQRRRSKINDRFQMLRQLIPNSDQKRDKASFLLEVIEYIQFLQEKTSKYETPYQGWNQEPAKLLNWRNNNQQLVPEGTVAFAPKLEQEKNNIPVLATAETLNRERFPLSVQSSSLFSPVIAGNPVTELQARVASSSETAEPNPSSRSHTQPLKEEGDDEEGREGNNISVSSVYSQGLVKRLREALEKSGVDLTKTSISVEIELAKQLSSFKNHEDCDPVSRTGIDKQTRKPKRLKTYSTS; the protein is encoded by the exons GCCACTTGAAAACCCATGATTTTCTACAACCATTAGAAGAGACTAGTAGAATTGACACAACCAAGATAGCGACCGAGAAACCACCACCTCTCCCACCGCTGCAACACGTGCTTCCCGGTGGAATAGGAACGTACACTATTAGTTCAATACCTTATTTCAGTAATCACCAAAGAGTTCCTAAACCGGAGCTTTCACCACCGATGATGTTCACTgctagtggtggtggtggtgttgaGAGAAACGCTGTGGACGCTGCTGCTGTTGCAAGCGGGTTTACTCTGTGGGATGAATCTGGTTCTGGGAATAAGGGACAGACAAGGAAGGATAATAATAGTGCTGGTGGGGAGAGAG CTGGtgttgcaacaactatgggaCAATGGCCAGTGGTGGAGCAAAGGTCACAGTCTTTGACTAATAATAATAACCCCTTGAGCGGTTTCAGTTCTCGTTCTTCCTCTCA AGGGTCTGGACTTAAGAGCCAGAGCTTCATGGACATGATCAGATCAGCCAAAGGAACTTCACCGGATGATGATTTGGACGATGATGAAGATTTCATCATGAAGAAAGAAAGCTCCTCCACTAGCCAGAACCACATAG TAGATTTGAGAGTAAAAGCAAGTAACGACCCAAAGCTGAACACGCCTAGGTCAAAACATTCTGCTACAGAACAACGGAGGAGGAGCAAGATCAATGATAG ATTTCAAATGTTGAGACAATTAATACCTAACAGCGACCAAAAGCGGGATAAGGCCTCCTTCTTGCTAGAG GTTATCGAGTATATTCAGTTCTTACAGGAGAAAACAAGCAAGTACGAGACTCCTTACCAAGGATGGAATCAAGAACCTGCCAAGCTATTGAATTGG AGAAACAACAACCAGCAGCTTGTCCCTGAAGGAACCGTTGCTTTTGCTCCAAAACTTGAACAAGAGAAGAATAACATTCCTGTCCTTGCAACAGCTGAAACACTGAACCGAGAAAGGTTTCCTTTGTCGGTTCAAAGCAGCAGTCTATTCTCTCCTGTTATTGCGGGTAACCCCGTAACTGAGTTGCAAGCAAGAGTCGCATCATCATCAGAGACCGCAGAACCAAACCCGAGTTCTCGGAGTCATACTCAGCCATTGAAAGAAGAGGGTGATGATGAGGAAGGTCGTGAGGGTAACAACATCAGTGTATCAAGTGTTTACTCACAAGG ATTAGTGAAAAGATTAAGAGAAGCATTGGAGAAATCAGGAGTGGACTTAACAAAAACAAGCATCTCAGTCGAAATCGAACTTGCTAAACAATTATCTTCCTTCAAG aatcatgaagacTGTGACCCGGTTTCTAGAACCGGAATTGATAAGCAAACTCGGAAACCTAAACGGCTCAAGACGTACAGCAcaagttaa
- the LOC108847922 gene encoding transcription factor BIM1 isoform X3 produces MELPQSRPFKAQGREPTHDFLSLCSHSTLQTEPKPTPSSQAGSHLKTHDFLQPLEETSRIDTTKIATEKPPPLPPLQHVLPGGIGTYTISSIPYFSNHQRVPKPELSPPMMFTASGGGGVERNAVDAAAVASGFTLWDESGSGNKGQTRKDNNSAGGERAGVATTMGQWPVVEQRSQSLTNNNNPLSGFSSRSSSQGSGLKSQSFMDMIRSAKGTSPDDDLDDDEDFIMKKESSSTSQNHIVDLRVKASNDPKLNTPRSKHSATEQRRRSKINDRFQMLRQLIPNSDQKRDKASFLLEVIEYIQFLQEKTSKYETPYQGWNQEPAKLLNWRNNNQQLVPEGTVAFAPKLEQEKNNIPVLATAETLNRERFPLSVQSSSLFSPVIAGNPVTELQARVASSSETAEPNPSSRSHTQPLKEEGDDEEGREGNNISVSSVYSQGLVKRLREALEKSGVDLTKTSISVEIELAKQLSSFKNHEDCDPVSRTGIDKQTRKPKRLKTYSTS; encoded by the exons GCCACTTGAAAACCCATGATTTTCTACAACCATTAGAAGAGACTAGTAGAATTGACACAACCAAGATAGCGACCGAGAAACCACCACCTCTCCCACCGCTGCAACACGTGCTTCCCGGTGGAATAGGAACGTACACTATTAGTTCAATACCTTATTTCAGTAATCACCAAAGAGTTCCTAAACCGGAGCTTTCACCACCGATGATGTTCACTgctagtggtggtggtggtgttgaGAGAAACGCTGTGGACGCTGCTGCTGTTGCAAGCGGGTTTACTCTGTGGGATGAATCTGGTTCTGGGAATAAGGGACAGACAAGGAAGGATAATAATAGTGCTGGTGGGGAGAGAG CTGGtgttgcaacaactatgggaCAATGGCCAGTGGTGGAGCAAAGGTCACAGTCTTTGACTAATAATAATAACCCCTTGAGCGGTTTCAGTTCTCGTTCTTCCTCTCA AGGGTCTGGACTTAAGAGCCAGAGCTTCATGGACATGATCAGATCAGCCAAAGGAACTTCACCGGATGATGATTTGGACGATGATGAAGATTTCATCATGAAGAAAGAAAGCTCCTCCACTAGCCAGAACCACATAG TAGATTTGAGAGTAAAAGCAAGTAACGACCCAAAGCTGAACACGCCTAGGTCAAAACATTCTGCTACAGAACAACGGAGGAGGAGCAAGATCAATGATAG ATTTCAAATGTTGAGACAATTAATACCTAACAGCGACCAAAAGCGGGATAAGGCCTCCTTCTTGCTAGAG GTTATCGAGTATATTCAGTTCTTACAGGAGAAAACAAGCAAGTACGAGACTCCTTACCAAGGATGGAATCAAGAACCTGCCAAGCTATTGAATTGG AGAAACAACAACCAGCAGCTTGTCCCTGAAGGAACCGTTGCTTTTGCTCCAAAACTTGAACAAGAGAAGAATAACATTCCTGTCCTTGCAACAGCTGAAACACTGAACCGAGAAAGGTTTCCTTTGTCGGTTCAAAGCAGCAGTCTATTCTCTCCTGTTATTGCGGGTAACCCCGTAACTGAGTTGCAAGCAAGAGTCGCATCATCATCAGAGACCGCAGAACCAAACCCGAGTTCTCGGAGTCATACTCAGCCATTGAAAGAAGAGGGTGATGATGAGGAAGGTCGTGAGGGTAACAACATCAGTGTATCAAGTGTTTACTCACAAGG ATTAGTGAAAAGATTAAGAGAAGCATTGGAGAAATCAGGAGTGGACTTAACAAAAACAAGCATCTCAGTCGAAATCGAACTTGCTAAACAATTATCTTCCTTCAAG aatcatgaagacTGTGACCCGGTTTCTAGAACCGGAATTGATAAGCAAACTCGGAAACCTAAACGGCTCAAGACGTACAGCAcaagttaa
- the LOC108847922 gene encoding transcription factor BIM1 isoform X1, whose translation MELPQSRPFKAQGREPTHDFLSLCSHSTLQTEPKPTPSSQAGSHLKTHDFLQPLEETSRIDTTKIATEKPPPLPPLQHVLPGGIGTYTISSIPYFSNHQRVPKPELSPPMMFTASGGGGVERNAVDAAAVASGFTLWDESGSGNKGQTRKDNNSAGGERAGVATTMGQWPVVEQRSQSLTNNNNPLSGFSSRSSSQGSGLKSQSFMDMIRSAKGTSPDDDLDDDEDFIMKKESSSTSQNHIVDLRVKASNDPKLNTPRSKHSATEQRRRSKINDRFQMLRQLIPNSDQKRDKASFLLEVIEYIQFLQEKTSKYETPYQGWNQEPAKLLNWQRNNNQQLVPEGTVAFAPKLEQEKNNIPVLATAETLNRERFPLSVQSSSLFSPVIAGNPVTELQARVASSSETAEPNPSSRSHTQPLKEEGDDEEGREGNNISVSSVYSQGLVKRLREALEKSGVDLTKTSISVEIELAKQLSSFKNHEDCDPVSRTGIDKQTRKPKRLKTYSTS comes from the exons GCCACTTGAAAACCCATGATTTTCTACAACCATTAGAAGAGACTAGTAGAATTGACACAACCAAGATAGCGACCGAGAAACCACCACCTCTCCCACCGCTGCAACACGTGCTTCCCGGTGGAATAGGAACGTACACTATTAGTTCAATACCTTATTTCAGTAATCACCAAAGAGTTCCTAAACCGGAGCTTTCACCACCGATGATGTTCACTgctagtggtggtggtggtgttgaGAGAAACGCTGTGGACGCTGCTGCTGTTGCAAGCGGGTTTACTCTGTGGGATGAATCTGGTTCTGGGAATAAGGGACAGACAAGGAAGGATAATAATAGTGCTGGTGGGGAGAGAG CTGGtgttgcaacaactatgggaCAATGGCCAGTGGTGGAGCAAAGGTCACAGTCTTTGACTAATAATAATAACCCCTTGAGCGGTTTCAGTTCTCGTTCTTCCTCTCA AGGGTCTGGACTTAAGAGCCAGAGCTTCATGGACATGATCAGATCAGCCAAAGGAACTTCACCGGATGATGATTTGGACGATGATGAAGATTTCATCATGAAGAAAGAAAGCTCCTCCACTAGCCAGAACCACATAG TAGATTTGAGAGTAAAAGCAAGTAACGACCCAAAGCTGAACACGCCTAGGTCAAAACATTCTGCTACAGAACAACGGAGGAGGAGCAAGATCAATGATAG ATTTCAAATGTTGAGACAATTAATACCTAACAGCGACCAAAAGCGGGATAAGGCCTCCTTCTTGCTAGAG GTTATCGAGTATATTCAGTTCTTACAGGAGAAAACAAGCAAGTACGAGACTCCTTACCAAGGATGGAATCAAGAACCTGCCAAGCTATTGAATTGG CAGAGAAACAACAACCAGCAGCTTGTCCCTGAAGGAACCGTTGCTTTTGCTCCAAAACTTGAACAAGAGAAGAATAACATTCCTGTCCTTGCAACAGCTGAAACACTGAACCGAGAAAGGTTTCCTTTGTCGGTTCAAAGCAGCAGTCTATTCTCTCCTGTTATTGCGGGTAACCCCGTAACTGAGTTGCAAGCAAGAGTCGCATCATCATCAGAGACCGCAGAACCAAACCCGAGTTCTCGGAGTCATACTCAGCCATTGAAAGAAGAGGGTGATGATGAGGAAGGTCGTGAGGGTAACAACATCAGTGTATCAAGTGTTTACTCACAAGG ATTAGTGAAAAGATTAAGAGAAGCATTGGAGAAATCAGGAGTGGACTTAACAAAAACAAGCATCTCAGTCGAAATCGAACTTGCTAAACAATTATCTTCCTTCAAG aatcatgaagacTGTGACCCGGTTTCTAGAACCGGAATTGATAAGCAAACTCGGAAACCTAAACGGCTCAAGACGTACAGCAcaagttaa
- the LOC108847922 gene encoding transcription factor BIM1 isoform X4: MELPQSRPFKAQGREPTHDFLSLCSHSTLQTEPKPTPSSQAGSHLKTHDFLQPLEETSRIDTTKIATEKPPPLPPLQHVLPGGIGTYTISSIPYFSNHQRVPKPELSPPMMFTASGGGGVERNAVDAAAVASGFTLWDESGSGNKGQTRKDNNSAGGERAGVATTMGQWPVVEQRSQSLTNNNNPLSGFSSRSSSQGSGLKSQSFMDMIRSAKGTSPDDDLDDDEDFIMKKESSSTSQNHIDLRVKASNDPKLNTPRSKHSATEQRRRSKINDRFQMLRQLIPNSDQKRDKASFLLEVIEYIQFLQEKTSKYETPYQGWNQEPAKLLNWQRNNNQQLVPEGTVAFAPKLEQEKNNIPVLATAETLNRERFPLSVQSSSLFSPVIAGNPVTELQARVASSSETAEPNPSSRSHTQPLKEEGDDEEGREGNNISVSSVYSQGLVKRLREALEKSGVDLTKTSISVEIELAKQLSSFKNHEDCDPVSRTGIDKQTRKPKRLKTYSTS, from the exons GCCACTTGAAAACCCATGATTTTCTACAACCATTAGAAGAGACTAGTAGAATTGACACAACCAAGATAGCGACCGAGAAACCACCACCTCTCCCACCGCTGCAACACGTGCTTCCCGGTGGAATAGGAACGTACACTATTAGTTCAATACCTTATTTCAGTAATCACCAAAGAGTTCCTAAACCGGAGCTTTCACCACCGATGATGTTCACTgctagtggtggtggtggtgttgaGAGAAACGCTGTGGACGCTGCTGCTGTTGCAAGCGGGTTTACTCTGTGGGATGAATCTGGTTCTGGGAATAAGGGACAGACAAGGAAGGATAATAATAGTGCTGGTGGGGAGAGAG CTGGtgttgcaacaactatgggaCAATGGCCAGTGGTGGAGCAAAGGTCACAGTCTTTGACTAATAATAATAACCCCTTGAGCGGTTTCAGTTCTCGTTCTTCCTCTCA AGGGTCTGGACTTAAGAGCCAGAGCTTCATGGACATGATCAGATCAGCCAAAGGAACTTCACCGGATGATGATTTGGACGATGATGAAGATTTCATCATGAAGAAAGAAAGCTCCTCCACTAGCCAGAACCACATAG ATTTGAGAGTAAAAGCAAGTAACGACCCAAAGCTGAACACGCCTAGGTCAAAACATTCTGCTACAGAACAACGGAGGAGGAGCAAGATCAATGATAG ATTTCAAATGTTGAGACAATTAATACCTAACAGCGACCAAAAGCGGGATAAGGCCTCCTTCTTGCTAGAG GTTATCGAGTATATTCAGTTCTTACAGGAGAAAACAAGCAAGTACGAGACTCCTTACCAAGGATGGAATCAAGAACCTGCCAAGCTATTGAATTGG CAGAGAAACAACAACCAGCAGCTTGTCCCTGAAGGAACCGTTGCTTTTGCTCCAAAACTTGAACAAGAGAAGAATAACATTCCTGTCCTTGCAACAGCTGAAACACTGAACCGAGAAAGGTTTCCTTTGTCGGTTCAAAGCAGCAGTCTATTCTCTCCTGTTATTGCGGGTAACCCCGTAACTGAGTTGCAAGCAAGAGTCGCATCATCATCAGAGACCGCAGAACCAAACCCGAGTTCTCGGAGTCATACTCAGCCATTGAAAGAAGAGGGTGATGATGAGGAAGGTCGTGAGGGTAACAACATCAGTGTATCAAGTGTTTACTCACAAGG ATTAGTGAAAAGATTAAGAGAAGCATTGGAGAAATCAGGAGTGGACTTAACAAAAACAAGCATCTCAGTCGAAATCGAACTTGCTAAACAATTATCTTCCTTCAAG aatcatgaagacTGTGACCCGGTTTCTAGAACCGGAATTGATAAGCAAACTCGGAAACCTAAACGGCTCAAGACGTACAGCAcaagttaa
- the LOC108847922 gene encoding transcription factor BIM1 isoform X6 gives MMFTASGGGGVERNAVDAAAVASGFTLWDESGSGNKGQTRKDNNSAGGERAGVATTMGQWPVVEQRSQSLTNNNNPLSGFSSRSSSQGSGLKSQSFMDMIRSAKGTSPDDDLDDDEDFIMKKESSSTSQNHIVDLRVKASNDPKLNTPRSKHSATEQRRRSKINDRFQMLRQLIPNSDQKRDKASFLLEVIEYIQFLQEKTSKYETPYQGWNQEPAKLLNWQRNNNQQLVPEGTVAFAPKLEQEKNNIPVLATAETLNRERFPLSVQSSSLFSPVIAGNPVTELQARVASSSETAEPNPSSRSHTQPLKEEGDDEEGREGNNISVSSVYSQGLVKRLREALEKSGVDLTKTSISVEIELAKQLSSFKNHEDCDPVSRTGIDKQTRKPKRLKTYSTS, from the exons ATGATGTTCACTgctagtggtggtggtggtgttgaGAGAAACGCTGTGGACGCTGCTGCTGTTGCAAGCGGGTTTACTCTGTGGGATGAATCTGGTTCTGGGAATAAGGGACAGACAAGGAAGGATAATAATAGTGCTGGTGGGGAGAGAG CTGGtgttgcaacaactatgggaCAATGGCCAGTGGTGGAGCAAAGGTCACAGTCTTTGACTAATAATAATAACCCCTTGAGCGGTTTCAGTTCTCGTTCTTCCTCTCA AGGGTCTGGACTTAAGAGCCAGAGCTTCATGGACATGATCAGATCAGCCAAAGGAACTTCACCGGATGATGATTTGGACGATGATGAAGATTTCATCATGAAGAAAGAAAGCTCCTCCACTAGCCAGAACCACATAG TAGATTTGAGAGTAAAAGCAAGTAACGACCCAAAGCTGAACACGCCTAGGTCAAAACATTCTGCTACAGAACAACGGAGGAGGAGCAAGATCAATGATAG ATTTCAAATGTTGAGACAATTAATACCTAACAGCGACCAAAAGCGGGATAAGGCCTCCTTCTTGCTAGAG GTTATCGAGTATATTCAGTTCTTACAGGAGAAAACAAGCAAGTACGAGACTCCTTACCAAGGATGGAATCAAGAACCTGCCAAGCTATTGAATTGG CAGAGAAACAACAACCAGCAGCTTGTCCCTGAAGGAACCGTTGCTTTTGCTCCAAAACTTGAACAAGAGAAGAATAACATTCCTGTCCTTGCAACAGCTGAAACACTGAACCGAGAAAGGTTTCCTTTGTCGGTTCAAAGCAGCAGTCTATTCTCTCCTGTTATTGCGGGTAACCCCGTAACTGAGTTGCAAGCAAGAGTCGCATCATCATCAGAGACCGCAGAACCAAACCCGAGTTCTCGGAGTCATACTCAGCCATTGAAAGAAGAGGGTGATGATGAGGAAGGTCGTGAGGGTAACAACATCAGTGTATCAAGTGTTTACTCACAAGG ATTAGTGAAAAGATTAAGAGAAGCATTGGAGAAATCAGGAGTGGACTTAACAAAAACAAGCATCTCAGTCGAAATCGAACTTGCTAAACAATTATCTTCCTTCAAG aatcatgaagacTGTGACCCGGTTTCTAGAACCGGAATTGATAAGCAAACTCGGAAACCTAAACGGCTCAAGACGTACAGCAcaagttaa